GAGATCGCCAAGCTGCATAATGACCTCGGCAATACCATGATCTATGTGACCCACGATCAGGTCGAAGCCATGACCATGGCCGACAAGATCGTGGTTCTGCGCCAGGGCGTCATCGAACAGGCCGGCGCCCCACTCGAACTCTACAACACGCCGCGCAACCTGTTCGTCGCCGGCTTCATCGGCTCGCCCAAGATGAACTTCCTCGCCGCCAGCGCCGATGGTTCGGGCCTGAAAGTGGCCGGCAACACGCTCGACCTGCAGCGCCCGGTCGCCGGCGCGACCACATTGGGCATCCGCCCCGAACACATCACCATTGCCGAAGGCAGCGGCGTCAAGCTGGCCGAAGTGCGCGTCGACCTGGTGGAAAATCTCGGCGGCCAGACCGTGGTCTATGCCACGACAGGTGACGGCCAGCCCATCACCATCGTGCTGGAAGGCCAGAACCCGGTGGACCTCGGCTCCACCGTCGGCGTCCACATCGACCCCGCCCGCCTGCACCTGTTCAACGCCGAAGGCAACGTGGTCTAAAAGCCTGGCCGCGCTGCTTCCCACCCACAATCGCCTCCCGCGGACTTGATCCGCGGGTCTCGCGTCGTGCATGCCGAGTGGAGAGTGACCCCCGGATCAAGTCCGGGGGAAGCGCCGGCGGGTGGGATGGCCGTCAGCCGCCCTTCCCCTCGATCATCACGGCCAACCCGTCCAGGATGCGTTCCAGGCCGAAATCGAAGGCGCGGTCGGGGTCGCCCAGGCCGTAGAGTTCGCCGACGACGGGACCGATGCGGCTGGCGACGGGGTAGGGGGCATAGTCGAGCGTTTCGAGGAAGGGCGCGATGGCATACCACCATTCGTCGTCGCTCATGCCGGTCTGTTCCTTGACCATGCGCGAGCGGGCCACGTCGCGGGCGGCGCCGAACACGTAATTGGCGATCATGGTGACGCTCATATCCATCTCGATCTCATCGAGTCCCAGCCCGTCCAGCGCGCTGAGGAAGACCTCGTAGGACTTCATCGTATTGGGGCCGAGCACCGGGCGGTGGGTGGACACCTGCAGAACCCAGGGATGGGCGATGTAATATTTGCGGAATTCGGAGGCGACCATGGTCACATTGGCGCGCCACTGCGCCGGATCGAAGACCGGCATGGGATAGTCCCCGCCCGACACCGCATCCAGCATCAGGTCGAGCAATACCGACTTGTCGGGAATGTGGGTGTAAAAGCTCATCGGTGAAATGCCGACCGCTTCGGCCACCCTGCGTGTCGAGACCGCATCGATCCCTTCGGCATCGGCAATGCGCACCGCCGCCTGCACCAGGTCACCCACGGAGCCCCGCGCTTTCGGGCCGCGCTTGGGCGCCTCCACCCGCCCCCACATCAGTTGCAGGGTTTTGATCGGGTCGCCGCGTCCGGCAATATCCTCGGCCATTTGGCCTCCAAAATAACTCTTTACACCGTACGATATTATGCTAAACCTTGTGCGGCGTACGGAGTTATACGGTTCCAGGGCGCAAAAGTCGAGCCCGCTGTCGAAAACCCGCCTGCTGCCGCGTCATGTCAGCAGGGCCGGATCAGTGTGCCCGTAGCAAAGGGGAATGCCGATGATCCATGCCAGAGACCTGACCCGTACCTTCAAGACCAAGACCGGCCCGGTAGAGGCCGTGCGCGGCCTCAGCCTCGATGTGGCCGAGGGCGAGCTGGTGGCCTTTCTCGGCCCCAATGGCGCCGGCAAATCCACTTCGGTGCGCATGCTGACCACGCTCCTGCCGCTGACTTCGGGCAGCGCCAGCGTCGGCGGGCATGACGTCGTGGCCGACCCGGCCAGCGTACGCCGCAAGATCGGCTATGTCGGGCAGGGCACCGGCTCAGGCCCGTATCACCGCGTCCGCGACGAATTGGTGACTCAGGGCAAGGCCCAGCGCATGAGCACCTCGGCCGCCCGCAAGCGCGCCGACGACCTGCTCGGCATGCTCGAACTCGATGGCCTGGCCGACCGGAGCTGCGCCTCGCTGTCGGGCGGACAGAAGCGGCGGCTCGATGTGGCGCTTGGCCTAATGCATACCCCGCCCATCCTGTTCCTCGACGAGCCCTCCACCGGGCTCGACCCGCATAGCCGCGCCAATCTGTGGGATCACATCACCAGCCTCAGACAGGCCAGCGGCATGACCATTTTCCTCACCACCCACTATCTCGACGAGGCCGACACCATGGCCGAGCGCGTCATGGTGATGGATAATGGCATCATGATTGCCGACGACACGCCGGCCCGGCTCAAGGCCGATCTGGCCGGCGACACCATCCATGTCAGCGTGCTCTGCGAGGATCAGTTGGGCAGCGCCGCCGAAATCGCGCAGAACCTGCCCGATGCCCGCGAAACCAAAGTCGATGGCCGCGACGTGGCCGTGACCCTGCGCGATGGCGAAGCCGTCCTGCCCGAATTCATCCGCCGCCTGCATCAATCCGGCATCGAAGCCATCAGCGCGAGAGTGGTGCGGCCGACGCTGGACGATGTGTTCCTGGGCCTGACCGGGCGCTCGCTCCGGGAGGCGGCGGCTTAGCCCGGCACAATCTCGCAGACCTCATGGTGAGCTTGTCGAACCACGAGGTCGGGTACGCCAATCCAGTCACGACCTCGTCCTTCGACAGGCTCAGGATGAGGTCTACTGAACCTTCGGATCAAAGATGTCCTTCATATCAGACACCGCCATTTCCTTCCGCCGCGAGATCGGCCCCACGCTCCGCTCCTGGTATTACATCATCTTCGGCCTGGTGCAGCCGCTGCTCTATCTCGCGCTCTTCGTGCCTTTGCTCGGCGCTGTTCCGGGGCCCGATGGCGCTTCCCCGCTGCAATGGTTCGTGCCCGGCATGGTGGTCATGCTGGTGCTGTTCACCACCGTCTCCTGCGGTTGGGCGCTGACCGAGGAATTGATGAGCGGCAGCTTCGAGCGCTTCCTCGCCACCCCGATGAGCCGCCCGGCCATCATGGTGGGTCGCGCCCTCAAGGAACTGGCCCCGCTGCTGGTGCAGGCGCTGATCCTCATCGTCGTCGCCACCCCGTTCGGGCTGGTGCTGCATCCGGCCCATATGCTGCTGGGCCTCCTCATGTTGATGGTTTTCGGCGTTGGCGTCGCCTCGCTCTCCTACGCCCTGGCCATCGCCAGCAAGCATGACGGGAGCCTGTTCTACCTCGTCAGCCATTCGGTCGCCCTGCCGATGATGCTGCTGGGCGGCGTGCTGCTGCCCATGACCAATGCGCCGGCCTGGCTCTATATCGCCAGCCGCTTCAATCCGCTGACCTATCTGGTCGAAGCCGAACGGGCCTTGTTCATGGGCGAGATTTTCGTCATGCCGGTGCTGTATGGCGCGCTGGTGGCTGCTGTGGTGGCCGTGGCGGGCCTCGCCGTAGGCGTCAGCCAGGTGCGCAAGGCCTCGCTTTAGGAGTATCGGCCCCTGCTCACCCTCCCCCTTGAGGGAGAGGGTTTACCTCTGTCGCTTGGACGTTTGCCTTCTCCCCTCGTGGGAGAAGGTGCCTGAAGGGCGGATGAGGGGGCTACGAACCATCCACCGACATTGAAGCATGGGATGGCGCAACCCCCTCACCCGGAAATCCGCTGAACGCGGATTTCCCCCTCTCCCACGAGGGGAGAGGGGTAACCGGCCCTATGCGTCTAAACCCCCTTGACTCATTCATACCTCTTCAGCTATACGTTAACCCATAGCCAGAAAGGTATGGGTTCTCCCAATGTCGACCGCCCCTGATGTCATCTTCCGGACGCTTGCCGACCCGACGCGCCGCGCCATTTTCGAGCGGCTGTGCCGGGAAGGCGAGGTCACGGTGGGGGCGCTCACGGCCGGGGCGGGCGTGTCCCAGCCGGTAGTGTCGCGCCATCTCGGCGTGCTGAAACAGGCCGGCCTGGTGCGCGATCGCCATGCAGGGCGCCAGACCCATTACAGCGCCCTGCCGGGCGCCCTGGCGCCGCTGGTCGATTGGACCACTGAGATGGCCGGCTTCTGGGAAAGCCGCTTCGATGACCTGGAAAACCTGCTCGGGAGAATGGATCAATGACCGACTTTGCAACCCCCCGCCCCCGCAATGCGAGCGCCTGGATCCGCCAGATCCATCGCTGGCTCTCCATGCTTTTCACCCTGAGCGTCATCGCCACCTTCATCGCGCTGGCTGTGCCCGAGCCTGTGGTCTGGGTGTCCTATATTCCGCTGGCCCCGCTCTTCCTGCTGATGGGCACCGGCCTCTACATGTTCGCTCTGCCCTATATCGCCAAGTGGCGCGGGACGCGCTGACATGGCCGCGCCGGATATCCGCACCGCCGTGGTCGAACGGGAAATCGCCCATCCGCCCGAAAAGATCTGGCGGGCGCTGACCCAACCGCACCTGATCGAGGAGTGGCTGATGCAATCCGATTTCAAGCCTGAGAAGGGCCACAAATTCACCTTCCGCAACACGCCCAGGCCCGATGTCAATGTCGTGGTCGATTGCGAAGTGCTTGAGGTCGAGCCGCATCGGACCCTCACTTATAGCTGGTCCGCCTATGGCCTCGACACCACGGTGACCTTCACCCTGGAACCCACCCCCACGGGCACGATTGTTCGTATGGAACAGACCGGTTTCGGGCCCGAACACAACCTCGCCTACAAGGGCGCCATGGCGTCGTGGAAACAGTTCATGGCGCGGCTCGACCAGCTCGTCGCTACAATCGATTGAAACCGATATTCAAGGAGATTTCCCATGGCCACCAAGAAAGCCGCCACCAAGACGGTGTTTTCCGATGCCGAACTCGAGGCGATGCAGGACGCTAAGGTCGAGCGCCGCAAGGGCAAGAAGGCCGACGGCCTGTCCGACCTGCTTGCCAAGATCGCCGAGCTTGACGACAGCGACCGTGCCATCGCCGAAACTATCCATGCGCTGGTCACCGAGAACGCCCCCGATCTCGCGCCCAAGACCTGGTATGGCATGCCGGCCTGGGCCAACAAGGATGGCAAGGTGGTCTGTTTCCTGACCCCGGCCGGCAAGTTCGACTCGCGCTATGCCAGCTTCGGCTTCAACGACGTTGCCAGGCTCGACGACGGCACGGTTTGGCCCACCTCGTTCGCGGTGAGCAAGCTGACCAAGGCCGACGAAGAAAACTTCGCCAAGCTGATCCGCAAGGCGGTAAGCTGAGATCTCCGATCACCTGTCGAAATCGGGCTTGCTGACACGTCATGTCAGCAAGCGTGGTATTTGTGGCCCCATCTCGCCGCTAGCACCTCAGTGGCTTCCATCACCCCACCCTCAATCCCTCCCCATCAAGGGGAGGGAGGCGCAGGTTGCGATGCTGGTGTTCATCGTCTCCCTCCCCCTTGTGGGGAGGGATCAAGGGTGGGGGGTGGGCCACACGCGCTGGACCTAACCGAAGCTGCGAAACAACAGGAACACGAATACATGCCCGATTACGGCTCGATCATCATTCGCGGCGCCCGCGAGAACAATCTCAAGAATGTCTCGCTCGATATTCCCAAGCGGCAGATCACGGTCTTTACCGGGGTGTCGGGCTCGGGCAAGTCGTCGCTGGTCTTCGGCACGATCGCGGCGGAAAGCCAGCGGCTGATCAACGAGACCTATCCCAGCTTCGTGCAGCAATTCATGCCGCGCTATGGCCAGCCCGATGCCGACCAGCTCGAAAACATCTCGGCCGCCATCATTGTCGACCAGCAGCGGCTGGGCGGCAATTCGCGCTCGACGGTTGCCACGGTGACCGACGCGGCGCAGATGCTGCGTGTGCTGTTCTCGCGCCTCGGCGAGCCGAAGCTGGGCCCGCCCAGCCTTTATTCCTACAACGATCCGCGCGGCATGTGCCCGGACTGTGAGGGGATCGGGCAGGTCGCGGCCATGGACATGGCGGCGGTGCTCGATGAGAGCAAGTCGCTCAATGGCGGTGCCCTGCTGCCCAAGGATTTTGCGGTCGATACCTGGTATTGGGAAATCTACAAGAATTCCGGCCTGTTCGACATGGACAAGCCGATCAGCAAATTCACCGCCGAGGAGCGGGAAAACCTGCTCAACCTCGATGATGGCCGAAAGATCAAGGTCGGCAAGATCGGCCTGACCTATGAGGGCGTGGTCGCCAAGCTCAAGAAGGGGCTGGGCTCCAAGGACCCCGAAAGCCTGCAGCCGCATGTCTTGCGCGAATACGAAAAGATTTTCACCCGCGCCACCTGCCCGGCCTGCCACGGTACCCGCCTCAACCAGCAGGCGCTGAACAGCAGGGTCAACGGCCGCAATATCGCCGAGCTTTCGGCCATGCAGGTCAGCGAACTGACGGTCTTCGTGCGTGGCATCGAAGCGCCGCAGGTCGGTCCCATGCTCGAGGCTCTGGCCTTGCGGCTGGAAAACCTCGTGACCATCGGGCTGGGTTATCTCAGCCTCGACCGCGAAAGCTCGACCCTGTCAGGCGGCGAAAGCCAGCGCGTCAAGATGGTGCGCCATCTCGGTTCTTCGCTGACCGACATCACCTATGTGTTCGACGAGCCGTCGGTGGGCCTCCACCCGCATGATGTGGGTCGCCTCGCCGGGCTGATGCAGCAGTTGCGCGACAAGGGCAACACCGTGCTCATCGTCGAGCACAAGCCCGACATGATCGCCATTGCCGACCATGTGGTCGATATGGGGCCCTTCGCCGGCTCCAAGGGGGGCGAGCTGGTCTATCAGGGCGATTATGCCGGGCTGCTCACCAGCGGCACGCTCACCGGCAACCACATCAAGAAACACCAGTCCATCAAGGAGAAGGGGCGCAAGCCCTCCGGCGAGCTGAAGATCGCCCATGCAAAGCTCAACAATCTCAGGGATGTCTCGGTCTCCATCCCCATGGGCGTGCTGACGGCGGTGTCCGGCGTCGCCGGCTCGGGCAAGTCTTCGCTGATCCAGGGGTGCCTGCCCCAGGCCTATCCGGACACCATCATCATCGACCAGAACCTGGCCCGCGGTTCGCGCCGCTCCAATACCGCCACCTATACCGGCATTCTCGACGCGGTACGAAAAGCCTTCGCCAAGGCCAATGACGTGGACGCCTCGCTGTTCTCGGCCAATTCCAAGGGCGCCTGCCCGGACTGTAACGGGCTGGGCGTCATCTATACCGACCTCGCGCACCTTGATCCCATGATCACGACTTGCGAGACCTGCGAAGGCAAGCGCTTCCTGCCCGAAGTGCTGGAGCATCACCTGCGCGGCAAGTCGATCGCCGATGTTTACGAGATGAGCATTTCCGACGCGGTCGGCTTCTTCACCGAACCCGCCATCGCCCGGATATTGAAGGGCCTCGACGATGTCGGTCTGGGCTATCTCACCCTCGGCCAGCCGCTCTCGACGCTGTCAGGCGGCGAGCGCCAGCGCCTGAAACTGGCGGCCGAGCTGGGCAAGAAGGGCAATATCTACGTTCTGGACGAGCCCACCACCGGCCTGCACATGAACGATGTCGACACCCTGATCGGCCTGTTCGACCGGCTGGTCGATGCCGGCTCCTCGGTCATCGTCATCGAGCATAATCTCGATGTGATCTCCCGCGCCGACTGGGTCATCGATCTCGGTCCAGGCGCCGGGCAGGATGGCGGCACCATTCAGTTCGAAGGCGTGCCCGCCGATCTGGCCAAGGCGAAAAACTCGCTGACCGGACAGCATCTGGCGGCGCGGGATTAGGCAGGCCTAGTCCCGCAGGTCGTCCTCGACATCGGTTTCGGGCCGGTCGCCACCATCGGCCTGCTCCTCATGCCAGCGTCCCTTGCTGTCCTGATACTGGATCGCTTCATCCCGGCCGCCAACCTGCTGGCGCCGTGCCGCGGCTTCGGCTGCTTCATGGGCTGCCTGATGGGTGGGAAATGTCTCGGAGAACACGTCTCCAACCTTGTAGGCATAGCCACCGTCATGCTCGACGATGTCGTAGGTCACGTGGCCCATGATAGTCTCCTTTGCAATGCATAACCGGCAGGCGCGCCGGAGGTTGCGCTTGCTTTCCGTCACGCCGACTCTACATGCTTAGCATGTCTGTGGAGCCCCTGTGCGTGACCGACCCATCCCCCATCACCCGCACCGCGCTCAAGCTCGATATCGTCGTCATCGGCGCCGGGCAGGCGGGCCTGTCCTCGGCCTATCACCTGAAACAGCTCGGCCTTGTGCCCGGCCGCGATTTCCTCGTGCTCGACCGGGCGCCGCAGCCCGGTGGCGCCTGGCAATATCGCTGGCCTTCGCTGACGCTCTCCACCGTCAATCGCGTGCATGACCTGCCGGGCATGAGTTTTGCCGATAGCGCCGGCGGCGATGACAGCGTCATGGCCTCGGTCGCGGTGCCGCATTATTTCGCCGCCTATGAGGAACGCTTCGGCCTCGACGTGCTGCGCCCCGCCACGGTGAGCGTCGTCTGCGACCGCGGCGAGCGATTGCGCGTCGAAAGCGACCGGGGCCTGTTCTCCGCCCGTGGGTTGATCAATGCCACCGGCACCTGGGAAAAGCCCTATATCCCCGATTATCCCGGCCGCGACAGTTTTCGGGGCCGCCAGCTCCACACGCAGCAATTCCGCGCCGCCGAGGATTTCGCCGGCCAGCATGTGCTGGTGGTCGGCGGCGGCATTTCCGCCATCCAGCTCCTCGACCAGATTTCTGAGGTGACATCAACCACCTGGGTCACCCGCACGCCGCCCCGCTTCCGCACCGGCCCGTTCGACCAGGAAGCCGGCCGCGCTGCGGTGAAACTGGTGGAAGACCGCGTCCGTGCCGGCCTGCCGCCCAACTCGGTGGTCTCGGTCACCGGCCTGCCGCTGACGCCGGCCATCGAGGCCATGCGCGCCCGCGGCGTGCTGGAGCGGCAGGAGATGTTCAGCGAGATTACGCCATCGGGCGTGCGCTGGGCCGATGGAAGGACGCTCGATGTCGATGTGATCCTGTGGTGCACCGGTTTCCGCTCGGCGCTCGATCATCTTGCCCCGCTGCAATTGCGCGAGGAATCGGGCGGCATCACCATGACCGGGCGGCTGGCGACACAGGTCGCGCGCGATCCGCGCGTGCATCTGGTGGGCTATGGCCCCTCGGCCTCGACCATCGGGGCCAACCGGGCAGGGGCCGTTGCGGCACGGGAATTGATTGGGTTTCTGGGGATGACCCCAAAGCTGCGTTAGTGGAAGCATACCCCCACCCTCACTCCCTCCCCACAAGGGGGAGGGAAGCCCGCCCTGCTCTCGCGGATCGATTGGAACACGAACCGAAGTCCCATCGTCCCCCTCCCCCTTGTGGGGAGGGATCAAGGGTGGGGGTGGGTTGGCCCCGATAGTGGGCGTATCCTCCCGCCAGGAATCGCAGAAAGGCCAAATCCATGAAAACCTACACCATCCCCCACACCGAACGCGTGGTCTCCAGCGTCGTCCTCGGCCTCATGCGCATCGCCAAGATGAGCGACGCCGAAATCGCCACCCTGTTCGGCACGGCCCGCGATGCCGGCATCAATGTCTTCGACCACGCCGATATCTATGGCGGCGAGCGCCATCGCTGCGAGCAGCGCTTCGGCGAGGCGGTGCGTCTCACCCCGGCCGAGCGCGACGCCATCGTCATCCAGTCCAAGGTCGGCATTCGCAAGGGCTGGTTCGATTTCTCCAAAGAGCACATCCTGACGACGGTCGATGAATCCCTTGCCGCCCTGCGCACCGATTATCTCGACCTGCTGCTGCTGCATCGCCCCGACACTTTGGTCGAGCCCGAAGAGGTGGCGGAAGCCTTCGAGCAATTGGTCGCCGCAGGCAAGGTGCGTCATTTCGGCGTTTCCAATCACACGCCGGGCCAGATCGAATTGCTCAAGAGCGCGGTAAAACAGCCGCTGGTCGCCAATCAGGTGCAGCTCTCGATCACCCATGCGCCGCTTTTCGCGCAAGGCGTGGCCGCCAACATGGCCGGGCTCGAACAGTCGGTGTCGCGCGATATCGGCCTGCTCGATTATTCGCGGCTTAACAACATGATGCTGCAGGCCTGGTCGCCCTTCCAGCACGGCTTCTTCAAGGGCGTCTTCCTCGGCGACCGCGAGAATTTCGCCGAACTGAACGATGCCCTCGACGCGTTGGCCGCGCAATATGGCGTCACGCCGACAGGCATCGCCGTGGCCTGGATCACCAGGCATCCGGCCCATATCCAGGTCGTGCTCGGCACCACCAATCCGGGGCGGGTCAAGGATTCCGCCGCCGGCTCCGACGTGACCCTGACCCGCGAGGAATGGTACCGCCTGTTCCGCGCAGCGGGGCATACTTTGCCTTGAGCGGACGCCGCACCATCGGCTCTTCCCTTCTCCCCTCGTGGGAGAAGGTGCCCGAAGGGCGGATGAGGGGGCGCTGCGCTACCCGTCATCATTGAAGCATGGGATGACGCAGACCCCCTCACCCGCAATTTCCTCTGAACGAGGAAATTGCACCCTCTCCCACAAGGGGAGCTCGACGCCTCATGGCCAAGCCGCATAGGACCCATCCGGGCTCGCCCGCAGCCGCTGCGCCCGCTGCCGATAGCGCCCCGGCGAAATCCCCTTGAGCCGGGTGAAGAACCGGTTGAAATAGCCGGCGTCACGGAAGCCCAGTGCGTCGGCAATCTCCCGCACCTGCAAAGCCGAGCGTTCCAGCAGGCTCTCGGCATCCTCAAGCAGCCGCCCATGCACCAGCTCCAGCGGCGATTGGCCGGTGGCGCGGCGGATGGCCGAGGTCAGCCGGTCGGTGGAAATCCCCATGGTCCGCGCATAGTCGGCCACGCGCCATTGCGCGCGGGCATTGAGCTCCACCAATTGCAAGAAATTCTGCACCAGCACGCGCGGCGCCGCCTGGGGCTGGGCCGCCACCTCGCCCAGCCGCCAGAAGGCGATGAGCACCAGGCACAGCCGGCTCATGATCGCCTCGCGCATGCCCGGCAGGTCCTCCAGCGTCTCGCGCCTGATCTCCTCGAGGTCGCGGATGGTTGCGCGGGCGGCGGCGGCTTCGAGGCGCATGCCGACCAGTGGGCGGTCGATGGCCTGGCGCAAAGGTCCGGCAATGGAACTGGCCGGCACCACCCGGCCCAGAGCCGCATCCGACACGGTCATGGCCACGCCGCGCGCGCCGGCTTCCAGCCGCACGCTGGCGCTCATGCCACTGGGCAGCCAGATGACGCAGGGCGCTTCGATGCCGGTCGCGCCGCTCTCCAGCCGCACCACCCCGCTGCCCGAAGCCAGCACGAAACCATGCGCGCCCAACCGCGCCCGCGGCGCCGAAAAATCCCATTCGCTGGCCGACAGCGCGCCGCCAATGTCGTCCACTTCCACATCCTGCACCAGGCCGGGGCCGGGCAGGGGGCGCAGGTTCTGTTCGGTCATGGCGGTCCTGCCAGGGGTGAAATCGCCGCAAAAATACATTTATCTTTCCGTAATGTCCATTTTATCCGCTCGGGCCCCGCCCTACCATGCTCGGCAAGGACGGGACCGGCAGCAAAAGCCGGACCGCATCTGGGAGCGCCCGCAGCGACGGGCATGGAGGAGAGCAAGCTATGACCACTTTTCGCCGCAGAACCGTCTTGCAGGGCATGGGCGTCAGCGCCCTGGCCACCGCCCTTTCTGGCCTGCCGGTCCTCGCACAGGACCGCACAGCCATCCGCATCGGCTATGCCGTGCCCAAGACCGGCGCCAATGCCGCCGGCGCCGGCATTTCGACCATCCCGAACTACCTGCTCTGGGTGGATGACGTGAACAAGGCTGGCGGCCTCGCGCTCAGCAAGCTCGGCGTCACCCTGCCGCTCGAAGTGGTCGAATATGACGACCGCTCCAGCTCCGAG
This sequence is a window from Devosia ginsengisoli. Protein-coding genes within it:
- a CDS encoding ArsR/SmtB family transcription factor, which codes for MSTAPDVIFRTLADPTRRAIFERLCREGEVTVGALTAGAGVSQPVVSRHLGVLKQAGLVRDRHAGRQTHYSALPGALAPLVDWTTEMAGFWESRFDDLENLLGRMDQ
- a CDS encoding AraC family transcriptional regulator; the encoded protein is MTEQNLRPLPGPGLVQDVEVDDIGGALSASEWDFSAPRARLGAHGFVLASGSGVVRLESGATGIEAPCVIWLPSGMSASVRLEAGARGVAMTVSDAALGRVVPASSIAGPLRQAIDRPLVGMRLEAAAARATIRDLEEIRRETLEDLPGMREAIMSRLCLVLIAFWRLGEVAAQPQAAPRVLVQNFLQLVELNARAQWRVADYARTMGISTDRLTSAIRRATGQSPLELVHGRLLEDAESLLERSALQVREIADALGFRDAGYFNRFFTRLKGISPGRYRQRAQRLRASPDGSYAAWP
- a CDS encoding NAD(P)-binding domain-containing protein; translation: MTDPSPITRTALKLDIVVIGAGQAGLSSAYHLKQLGLVPGRDFLVLDRAPQPGGAWQYRWPSLTLSTVNRVHDLPGMSFADSAGGDDSVMASVAVPHYFAAYEERFGLDVLRPATVSVVCDRGERLRVESDRGLFSARGLINATGTWEKPYIPDYPGRDSFRGRQLHTQQFRAAEDFAGQHVLVVGGGISAIQLLDQISEVTSTTWVTRTPPRFRTGPFDQEAGRAAVKLVEDRVRAGLPPNSVVSVTGLPLTPAIEAMRARGVLERQEMFSEITPSGVRWADGRTLDVDVILWCTGFRSALDHLAPLQLREESGGITMTGRLATQVARDPRVHLVGYGPSASTIGANRAGAVAARELIGFLGMTPKLR
- a CDS encoding TetR/AcrR family transcriptional regulator — translated: MAEDIAGRGDPIKTLQLMWGRVEAPKRGPKARGSVGDLVQAAVRIADAEGIDAVSTRRVAEAVGISPMSFYTHIPDKSVLLDLMLDAVSGGDYPMPVFDPAQWRANVTMVASEFRKYYIAHPWVLQVSTHRPVLGPNTMKSYEVFLSALDGLGLDEIEMDMSVTMIANYVFGAARDVARSRMVKEQTGMSDDEWWYAIAPFLETLDYAPYPVASRIGPVVGELYGLGDPDRAFDFGLERILDGLAVMIEGKGG
- a CDS encoding SRPBCC family protein; protein product: MAAPDIRTAVVEREIAHPPEKIWRALTQPHLIEEWLMQSDFKPEKGHKFTFRNTPRPDVNVVVDCEVLEVEPHRTLTYSWSAYGLDTTVTFTLEPTPTGTIVRMEQTGFGPEHNLAYKGAMASWKQFMARLDQLVATID
- a CDS encoding DUF2188 domain-containing protein, whose protein sequence is MGHVTYDIVEHDGGYAYKVGDVFSETFPTHQAAHEAAEAAARRQQVGGRDEAIQYQDSKGRWHEEQADGGDRPETDVEDDLRD
- a CDS encoding aldo/keto reductase; this encodes MKTYTIPHTERVVSSVVLGLMRIAKMSDAEIATLFGTARDAGINVFDHADIYGGERHRCEQRFGEAVRLTPAERDAIVIQSKVGIRKGWFDFSKEHILTTVDESLAALRTDYLDLLLLHRPDTLVEPEEVAEAFEQLVAAGKVRHFGVSNHTPGQIELLKSAVKQPLVANQVQLSITHAPLFAQGVAANMAGLEQSVSRDIGLLDYSRLNNMMLQAWSPFQHGFFKGVFLGDRENFAELNDALDALAAQYGVTPTGIAVAWITRHPAHIQVVLGTTNPGRVKDSAAGSDVTLTREEWYRLFRAAGHTLP
- a CDS encoding ATP-binding cassette domain-containing protein, which produces MPDYGSIIIRGARENNLKNVSLDIPKRQITVFTGVSGSGKSSLVFGTIAAESQRLINETYPSFVQQFMPRYGQPDADQLENISAAIIVDQQRLGGNSRSTVATVTDAAQMLRVLFSRLGEPKLGPPSLYSYNDPRGMCPDCEGIGQVAAMDMAAVLDESKSLNGGALLPKDFAVDTWYWEIYKNSGLFDMDKPISKFTAEERENLLNLDDGRKIKVGKIGLTYEGVVAKLKKGLGSKDPESLQPHVLREYEKIFTRATCPACHGTRLNQQALNSRVNGRNIAELSAMQVSELTVFVRGIEAPQVGPMLEALALRLENLVTIGLGYLSLDRESSTLSGGESQRVKMVRHLGSSLTDITYVFDEPSVGLHPHDVGRLAGLMQQLRDKGNTVLIVEHKPDMIAIADHVVDMGPFAGSKGGELVYQGDYAGLLTSGTLTGNHIKKHQSIKEKGRKPSGELKIAHAKLNNLRDVSVSIPMGVLTAVSGVAGSGKSSLIQGCLPQAYPDTIIIDQNLARGSRRSNTATYTGILDAVRKAFAKANDVDASLFSANSKGACPDCNGLGVIYTDLAHLDPMITTCETCEGKRFLPEVLEHHLRGKSIADVYEMSISDAVGFFTEPAIARILKGLDDVGLGYLTLGQPLSTLSGGERQRLKLAAELGKKGNIYVLDEPTTGLHMNDVDTLIGLFDRLVDAGSSVIVIEHNLDVISRADWVIDLGPGAGQDGGTIQFEGVPADLAKAKNSLTGQHLAARD
- a CDS encoding ABC transporter permease gives rise to the protein MSFISDTAISFRREIGPTLRSWYYIIFGLVQPLLYLALFVPLLGAVPGPDGASPLQWFVPGMVVMLVLFTTVSCGWALTEELMSGSFERFLATPMSRPAIMVGRALKELAPLLVQALILIVVATPFGLVLHPAHMLLGLLMLMVFGVGVASLSYALAIASKHDGSLFYLVSHSVALPMMLLGGVLLPMTNAPAWLYIASRFNPLTYLVEAERALFMGEIFVMPVLYGALVAAVVAVAGLAVGVSQVRKASL
- a CDS encoding iron chaperone; this translates as MATKKAATKTVFSDAELEAMQDAKVERRKGKKADGLSDLLAKIAELDDSDRAIAETIHALVTENAPDLAPKTWYGMPAWANKDGKVVCFLTPAGKFDSRYASFGFNDVARLDDGTVWPTSFAVSKLTKADEENFAKLIRKAVS
- a CDS encoding ABC transporter ATP-binding protein: MSTPIQLRQIVKAYGDVEVIHGVDLDIDPGEFTVFVGPSGCGKSTLLRMIAGLEPITGGDLLIDGERMNDVPAAKRGIAMVFQSYALYPHMSVYQNLAFGLETARAPKAEIKERVQRAAEILQIVPLLQRKPKQLSGGQRQRVAIGRAIVREPRIFLFDEPLSNLDAELRVQMRVEIAKLHNDLGNTMIYVTHDQVEAMTMADKIVVLRQGVIEQAGAPLELYNTPRNLFVAGFIGSPKMNFLAASADGSGLKVAGNTLDLQRPVAGATTLGIRPEHITIAEGSGVKLAEVRVDLVENLGGQTVVYATTGDGQPITIVLEGQNPVDLGSTVGVHIDPARLHLFNAEGNVV
- a CDS encoding ATP-binding cassette domain-containing protein — translated: MIHARDLTRTFKTKTGPVEAVRGLSLDVAEGELVAFLGPNGAGKSTSVRMLTTLLPLTSGSASVGGHDVVADPASVRRKIGYVGQGTGSGPYHRVRDELVTQGKAQRMSTSAARKRADDLLGMLELDGLADRSCASLSGGQKRRLDVALGLMHTPPILFLDEPSTGLDPHSRANLWDHITSLRQASGMTIFLTTHYLDEADTMAERVMVMDNGIMIADDTPARLKADLAGDTIHVSVLCEDQLGSAAEIAQNLPDARETKVDGRDVAVTLRDGEAVLPEFIRRLHQSGIEAISARVVRPTLDDVFLGLTGRSLREAAA